The genomic stretch GTTGCGGGGAACCGCATTGAGCGCTGCCAGCAGGCTGAACAGCACTAACATAAGTAAAATGGACTTCTTCATCTTATCTCCTCATTCATTTGTTTGTCTGTATCTATAATTTGTCATAAAGCAATTTTTAAGCCCAAGGGCCAGGAATCTATTCCAACGGGCCCGAGGGTTCCGCGATCCTGAACAATTGTTTGGCAATGGCAACTATTTCCGCGGGGTCGCTAACCAGCCAATCCGGTTTGAAGCCGCGCAGATGCGCTTCTGAATGCAGGCCCCAGGTGACGCTGATGACCTGAACGCGGCTTTTGCGGGCGGCCTTGATGTCCCTCGATTCATCTCCCACGTAGACCACCTTTTCCTTGTCCAGGCCATGCTTCCGGATCTGGCGCCGGATGCTGTCGTGCTTGTGGAGTATTCCGCCGGTGCCCTCGACCCAGTCGAAGCAATCGATTCGGTGATGGTCGAGAAAGGCCCGCACGTTTTCGCTGTGGTTGGAGCTGATCAAGGCCAGCGAGATTTCCATTGCTTTCAGCTCTTGCAGCATGGGTACGACTCCCGCGCAGGGCTCCAGGTCCGGGACAATCTTCAGGTATTCGCTGAGGATGACCGT from Candidatus Syntrophosphaera sp. encodes the following:
- a CDS encoding HAD-IA family hydrolase, whose translation is MKNWMLFDFDGTIANSIDQLYKLVNGLAPRYGYTPITPEKFAAMRDFPLSRACKALKVPLYKLGQAITVILSEYLKIVPDLEPCAGVVPMLQELKAMEISLALISSNHSENVRAFLDHHRIDCFDWVEGTGGILHKHDSIRRQIRKHGLDKEKVVYVGDESRDIKAARKSRVQVISVTWGLHSEAHLRGFKPDWLVSDPAEIVAIAKQLFRIAEPSGPLE